TATATTCGCCGACGAAATCGGAGGCTTCCAGCGCTTTTGAGAGCTTGGGTCTCGACGCGCCAGTTACATAGGCCAGAAACACCGCGCGCTCCCCGTGATTGTACTGGAGTTCTACCTCAATCGTAGCACCCGATACTTCTCTTGCAACATCAATGAGCGGAAGCGTCTCACAGTGCATTTCGTACTCAGCGACGAGCCCCATGTCTTCCCAATTCGGATACACAGGCTTGGAAATATCGATGATTAGTTCTCAACCAGGTAGTTTGGCTATCCCCGATTCACGCTCAAGAGCTGTTGTGTGAGGAGATGGACTGTCTACCCTCAGAATAAACGACCTCGGTTGAAGTGATCTAAGACTTCTATGATTTTCTCAGTTGTGGGCTAGCTCTCTCTGCTCGGCAAGCAAGCGGAACGGGCGAAACTGGGTTACTACGGCAAGAGTCCAAGTGTCGTGAGCTGCCAGCTAAACAAGAGGCCCAACAGCGCCAGTATTGTTTGGTGGATGCGTGCAGCCAGTGACCAATATCGGTACCGCCATGCCAGCAATGCACCAGCAGTTGTTCCGAGTGTGAGGGCCCCAATGAGAGACGGGAGCGCAAGTACGAGTTGCATCGGGAGCGGGCGCGTGATGAGTGTGAGATCGCCGCCGGTTTCCAAAACGTATCCAAAGAGCAGGACGAACGCGATCGCGAGACTGCTCACGCCAACGCTTGCCGCACGGGCGAGCCAGGAGAGACTGGCCAGTCGGCGTTTGATGTCTTTGACGAACTCGTTTGGATCATTGTGTTCTTCTGGCTGTCCGGTTGGTTGTTCTGGGACGTTTGGGTCTGTCATTCGAGATCCCCCACCCCAGGATCGTTCTCAGAGCGGTGCTGATTCCAGAGCTGCCTGCCGGTGTGTCCACCCCATCCGGCGAGTGAGAGGCCAAAGCCAGACAGTGCCGTCCCGAGGACACTGCCGGTGACGAGCTGGCGTTCGTGGAACGGAACTGGCTGGTAGACGGCGGTAGGTTTGCTGCTCATATTCACCACCTCTACATCACCATCTGTGACCTCGAAAGCGAGGGCGTCGTGACCGCCAGTTTCCTGATACACGTACGGTTCGGTCTCGACCCACTGCCGGGTGTCTCCGCCGAGTGTCGATGTTCGCAGTCGGCCGTCGTCTATGGGTTTGACGGTCAGATGTTCGAGCAGGTCGACGATCTGAAGCGGACCGCTCTCCGGGAGATGCGTCAGACTGTACTCGCCAGCGACGGTTTCGGCGCGCTCCTGACCGCCCGGCCGTAATGTCGGTGTCGGTGGGGTCGGAGCTGCCTGAAGGTCGTATGCCGCAACTATCTCGTCGACGACAGCTGCCGGTAGCTCCTTGGGGTTGCTGTTGTAGGCGACGAAGATTCCGACATCGTGGTCTGGAGCGAGCAGGAGATGGCTCGTGAAGTTGACTGTTGCTCCCGAGTGGGCAATGAGGTTGGCGTCCGGGTCACCGTACTCGTAGAATCCGTACCGCCAGTTTGTGACCGCAGGATGGCGAACGTGGTGGCGGCTATGCATTCGATCGGCAGTCTCTGATTCGAGGATTCGCGTGTTGCCGACTGCGCCATCCCCGAGATGTGCGCTCATAAACGACGCCATATCAGTGGCAGTCGCGCTCAACGAGCCAGCGGGGCGCATATTGATATACGCGTCCTCAGCCGCGACGGGCGAGTTTCCATCGCGGACGTGAGGCGTCGCGAGGTGACCTGGGTGATCTGCCGGAACGGGCTGAGCAAACGTGCTGTGGGTCATGCCGAGCGGTTCGAAGAGTTCCGACTGAACGTACTCCTCGAACGTCAAGCCGTGGGCTTCGGCAACGATGTGGCCAGCCAGTGCCGCACCGTAGTTGGAGTAGCCGACGAGTTCGCCGGGTGGACGAATGCGTGAGGGTTGTCGGTTGGCAAGGACTGTTTCCAGCGACTCCAGATCATCGGGATCGGCCACGACGCCAGGATCGAGCGCAGATTCGAACCCAGCAGTGTGGGTTCCGAGGTGCCGAAGTGTCACAGGATCGTCGTACGCAGCCGGAACTGTGACAGCCGAGTCACTCAGATACGAGTTGACGTCGGTATCAAGATCTAGCACGCCTCGTTCGACACTCTGCATCACAGCGGTGTAGGTAACGAGCTTGCCGACTGAACCGACTCGGAAGACTGTCTCGTCAGCCCGAACCGGAACCTCGGAGCCGAGGTTGGCGGAGCCGTATCCTTTTATCAATAGGGGAGTCTCTCCGTTGACAATAGCGACAGTGGCCCCGGGCGTCGCCGTCCCGATCCGTTCGTCCATCACACCATCGACGAACGCCTTGAGTTCGGCCTGGTCTGTGAACGACTCGACACCTGGCTGTGAGGTGATCTTGGCCCTCGCTCGACCGCTTGCGGTGCCGAGGCCGACAGCGCCGAGGATACCGAGACCAGCGAGGAACGACCGCCTTGTAGATTCAGCGCTCTTATCGCGCATCGTGGCGAGTTGTGGCCGTTTCATTCGTCGGAACGACTGTGGGTGAAATGGGTCCATTGCTGGGCGGGACGGTCCTGTGCGCGTTCGGTACCTGATGACCTCGGGATGGCATCGATTGCGGTGACGAGGCCGAAGCACGCAGTGGAGGCGTTGTCAACGGAGATGCCGGCCTGCCGAACGGTCGTCAGCGGATCGTGGTTCAACCGGCAGCCGGTCTTCTCATAATGGGCCTCGGCACGCCAGTCCTGGAGCCAGGCGAGCGGTGCAGCATCGCTCCGACGGTGTTCGAGCAGTCGGATCTTGCCGTCAGAGGTACAGACTCGCTCCATCTCGTGGAGTGCCGCAATTGGGTCGGGGAACGTACACGTGGAAAACGACGAAATGACAGTATCGAAGCTATCGTCTGGGAAGTCGAGTGCCTGTGCATCCATCTGATGGACGGTGCCCTCCAGATTGAGTCTGGTGAGCTCAGTACGGGCATGGGTGAGCATTTCATCGCTGATGTCGATGCCAACGACCTCGCTTGAATCCGAGAGATAGCGGAAGTTTCGCCCGGTGCCACAGGCGACGTCAAGCACTTGCCCGTCTACATTTTCGAACTGATGGCGACGATACCGACCAGCGAATAGCCGGTCAAGTTCCCGCCAGCGTGCAAGTTTGTCAGCTACGTCTGCGTACGCGTCGGCGATCTCTTCAGCTGATTTCGGACGTCTTTGTACCGACTGTTGTCGGTCGGAGTTCTTGGTCTGCGTTCGATTCTGCTGGCTTGTCGAGTCGTGTGAATTGTTCGATTGCATAGTGTGGACCTCCGTTGATCGCGATTATGGATCGAGCCAGCGACACCAATAAATGTATTGGAGATTTGATAATTTATCAGAGTCGCATCAAAACTGAGTTTGAGCAGAATACCGGGAGAGTGACTTTCTCCAACCGCTAATCAGAGAGCCATTCGATCTGTACAATATCTGCTCAACGCCGCTTTCGTAACAATACTGTCAGGATAGGCGGAACTCACCACTCTCGCGGCGCACGCGCTCCGTCCGCACAACCGACGCAGTCGAATCGAGGTAAAGTCTGACCGCATCCTCCTCGTGGCGCAATACCACCTCGTATTCGTCGGGATCAGACGCGATCCGGTCGGACGTCCAGCGACCCTCGTAGACGTACTCGTGGAACTCCCAGATGCCTCGTGACGTCACATCGATCCCGCGCTCCCAATAGAACGCGATAGACGCCGGGTGGTAGACGACGCTGTAGGTCAGTGGGCTGTTGTACTCCCGTAGACACTCCTCACAGGAACTCATTACGAGAAACGGATCAGCAGTTGGCAATGCACTCCCGTGCACTTCAACTACCTCAGTAGACAGATTTGCGCCACACTCTGAGCACATCCCTCGCCGAATCTGCTTGACATCCTCGGCACTTCGTAGCCTGACACTCTCAAGTATCGCATCGACTTCTCGTGTGTTGACCTGTGCAGGCGTTACTGGCTGTCCCATTACCTGCTGCTCACACGCCGAACAGTCGATACGGAAAAACTGATGGGAGAGACTTGCTACGAGCGCTTCTTCTCCACAAAAGACGCACATCCCATCGACCGGTTCAGGTCCGAATGACTCCGGTTGTTCGTAATTTCCCGACAGGATGAACCGGACAATGCGCTCACCTGCATGTGAAAGCGAATACCCATTGTCGCTTTTTCGAAGATACGTCCCAGTAAGTTCGCCCAGGTGGTACGACAGTTTCGACGTATTCTCCACATCGACGTGATCGTAAATCTCTGAGAAGGCCAGTTCAGCAGCCCCCGACCCTGCCTGCTCACGTTCGTATTGTGCGACAGCAACGGCACGGAGAATATCGATACGTGTCTCATCGGCAAGAAGATGAAAAATATCCGTTGCCGAACGTTTCTCCGTCATTGTCTCCAGTATCTACTTCCAGTTCTGCGCTGATATTGAAACCTCGGGCGCCGATTACGTACACTTTTGCACCAGGTTCCTAAGACATTGTGCCGGTATCGGGCTGGTTTGAGACGACGGGAGGATAAGACCTACCCTCAGCTGTAAAGTCATTTATTGCAGATCAGTTCCTTCTGCTTTGCCGGGCTGTCGGATTGGGACGACTGATCGATCTACGTCTACGCCAATGCAGTCACGAAAGCGTACAGGCAGCACTCGTAATGGCCCTAGAAATTGTGTCGTGAATCAATCTCGAATCAAGTGAAGATCAATCCAGAAATCGGTGAGGCTCAACTGACCTGGGCCGACACGACAACTTTGGTCGACAGCACAGAGGAAAAAGGGGGATGGAGCGTGACGGCCGAGTGGTGACGGCCGTGTTTATCGGCAGCGTTGCAATCTGTTTGTTCGACTACGCCACTTACGCGGTGATGTGAGTGTCACCTTACTCCAGTTCGATGGTGAACACACCGTTGTCCTGTGACTCAGCCGTACTCATGTTGAACTGTTCTTCGTGCACCTGGTCGGCAGTGATCTTTGTCGCGTTGATGTCGTGCTGTTCGGTACTGTCTTCATCGTTGTTGTCGTTCAACGTGAACTCATCACCGTCGTCCGACACGATACCGTACTCGGTCTCGTTGATCGAGATGGCGCTCGAAGCGTTGAGTTTCACCGGTTCGGAGACGTCGGTGACCGTCTCGGCGTCGAGGTCGACAGTGGCCGTAACGCGCGTCTCATCGGGGGCATCCTGCGGAGCCACGTCGACGTGGACGATGCCGTCCTTCAGTTCCGAGGCCCAGACCTCGAAGTGGACGGCGGCATCGTCGTCGAAGTAGCTCTGGACTTCGTCGTTCGCCCAGGCGATGTCGACTGCCTGATCGACTTCTTCGTCGCTCACTTCTTCGGGATTCACGACATCGATGGTTTGGTTAGCAGGTGATGCAGCTGCCGACGGGGTGTCGGCAGTCGGCGCGGTCATACTGGCGGCCACGACACCGGTTGCGCTGAGTGCAACCAATGCCACGATCGCGAGCGTGAGTGCGTTTCTTCGCATGGTTGGAGTTGTCGGCAGCGAACCGGAGTGGGAGGGCTGATATCCACGGTCAGTCAGTGGGGACCACAGCCGTGTTGCCCCGGCTCGCCTCGCTTTGACCTTCGCTGAAAGACCTCATAGTCCTTGATTGGGAAGGGCTACGAAAGCCGTTTGTAACACGTTGAAACAGGCGAAAACGCTGTTTCTGGCCCTACGCCTAGTCACTGTAGATAGATCGTATTCCCCATTCCATCCCGTTCTCGCTCCACAAGGTGTCGGTGTTCAAGTTTGTCGAGCGTCCGGCTGACAGTCGCCTTCGAAAGATCGGTCTCCTCGACGAGTTGCCGTTGTGCCAGCTCCCCCTCTGCCTCGATGAGTCGTTCGTAGATAGTCGCTTGATTATTCGAGAGTTTCTCGAGTGTCTCTTCCCACCGGTCTACATCTGGCTGTTGGTCCCGATTCATTCTGGGTGGTGCAGGTCCCCCACCATCATGTATTTCAACAGGTGGCTGTGTCTGCGCTCGCGGTGGTGACTGCTCCTGTGGGTCGAACTGGGTTGCCTTATTAAAGAAGAGGAGCCACACGCCGCTAGCCCCACACACGAAAGCCGCGACCACGGCAATGGTCACCTCACGATACGTAAAATACTCACCAACACTCGTCGTCTGTGTCCCATTCTCGTTGAGCGAGATCATCACCGGGGAGGGCGTAATTAATTGGAGGGACAACACGAGAGCTGCCACAACGAAAATGACAGCAGCTAACAAGTGTATGTGTTGGGGAGGGCGGAAACGCATAGGGTCACCATGCGATACTGGGACTTTATGTCCATCGATCTATATGCCGGTATCCGGCCGTGAAACGGACATGAAACGCGTTTCCAACGTGTTTCGAACGCGTTTCACCCCGGGATTGATGAGGTCTTTCAGCCTACTTAGACCGTATGGATGATGGTATTCGCACACGCCTGCTCGTGCTTGTCGGGCTTGTCGCAGTCAGTATTGGATTAGCCGGCATTGGAGCCGCCTTCGGCATGACTGAGCCCCTTACATCGGACCCATCGGGTGAATTTGTCGTCGCCGATGGCAATATAACATTTAATTCAAGTGGTGAATCGAAGACTGTCGTCAAGAATCTCTCAAAGGTTCGGGAAGTGAAAATCGAAGAGACCGACACCGGCCAGTTCACGATCCAGACAATTGAGGAGCAGCCACTGACGGTGCGTGAGCGCGAGCGAGCGCGTGAAATCACACTCGCGAACCAAACCGTGAACTCTGCACTCTCTGAGATGGACTCCTACGAATTCTCGGTCGATCCGATTCAGCAGATAAACGCCTCAGCGTTCAATCGAGTTTCCTACGATGGCACTACGAGCCACGAAACGAGCGATGGGATATCCATCATTGAAGTATCAAATAAAAAGGAGGACTATGGAGCTATCACGATTACGCGCGAGTCCAATTATGTCGAAGATCGCGCGGTTGTGCGGATCCGCCAGCCAGATGCACCGCAGTCAGAGGATCTGAAGTATTCGGTGGATGTTGACCTCAAGAATGAAACAGTCACGGACATTACCGACTGGGATGCTATTCGAAAGGGGGCGCCCACCGTTACCACGACTGAAAACCTCAATGTGACCGGGATAGGGGATTAGACATAGAACAGGCTACAGAGTAACAGTGTTTCAACTGCAGGCCCAAACTCAAATGTGAGTTAGAATCTGCTACGAATCGGAGATCCATCACGGTGGCTGTCTCCCAACCTCGACACACCCATCAAAAGGGAGGCGTCGGGACGGGGTCAAAATATTGCCCCATCAACGTTGGTACAATCGCTTAGCGCAGCCATGGCGAACTAGATGTCCGTCGCAAGTAAGAAGCAGCGGACCTCAAGCAATAGCAGTGCTACCAGAAAGCCACATTACACCGGACCCGATACTCTTATTTCGGCAAACGCTAGAGGTCGCAAGCGATCGTCTCTCAAATGTTCTCGCTGGAGGTGCCACTCTAGCATTCGAAGTTACAGGCTCTGTTGAGATCCAATTGTAACGAAACCTTTCCGGCTGAAACAGCCGTTAGGAAGGACTGAGAAGATTAACGAGATCCAGGAAAGATACATATTATAAAGTACTAACCATCCACATATGGGTGAAAACTTAGTTCGGGCACTACAATTGGTCGTGTTGTTCCTCTTAGCCATCTCTCTATTGGGAGCAGGTATCTGGACATATCAGGGGTTGGGACTTACTGTTGGACTTGCTCTCCTCATTCTCGGTGTCGGAGGGTTTCTATATGCCGGATATAACACCTACCAGTTTGCTTCCTCAGTGTAGTCAGATTTCCCGAAAAATTCCGTGATTCGTCGCTTATCTGCACTGAGCGGTTTTGGGGATCAGGAAACAAGGTATGAGGACTAATTTATAACCCACTCACGCAAAGGCGACTTGTGACCGTCACGACCGAGCGTGGACGGCGACGGGTGGCCCTGGTGATCGAAACGGTGAACGAGTGACGGACTGCTTGGATCTCGTCACTCAACCGAATCCGGTATCGCGTCGGCGTCGATCGTCTGTTCCAGCACTGCGGAGACGCCGATTCGCACGCGGACAGAGACCGCCGAGTCCGACACGTCAAGGGCTTCGGCCAGATCGGCGAGCAGGGACTCGCCCGTCCCGTAGTCCGCGTTCGAACCGGACAGATGAACCAGGTAACACACCGGTTTGCGGTCTGTCCAGCACCTATCAGAAACGCCGTGCTGCACACAAAGTGTGTACGGTCAGGAATAGGGCCGCGATCTCGCGGTCGTCGAACCTGAGATCACAACTGACAAACTGATTTGCCGCCTGTTCGGTCACCTTCCGGTTCAACTCGGTCTTACTCGTCATTTGGATCCTTTAGTTCACCATCCTCGTCCCGTGAGACCTGTTCCGCGTCACGGGTCAGCAATTCATGCTGGCTCGCCACGGTCCTTTCTTCCTTCTTGCAAGAATTCGGTTGCCTCACCGTATCACAACAAGAGGTAGGGGAGGAACTGGACGATGACGCCAGGGACGGCGGCCAGTGCCGCTTGCCACCATCGCACCCGTCGCAGGACCTGTATACCGACGGTCCAAAGGCCTCCTGCCAGGACGATTGCGACGGCGTCAAGATACTGGGTGGCCCGGACGAGTTGCGTCTCCTGAACTTCCCGGACAAATTCGGCGCTCCCGGCCGCAGTCTCGGGTGGTGGCGTCATCTGGATGCTCACGAGCATGGCGAGGAGCCAGACAGCACCCGAGAGCAACACCGGGCCGAATCCCCAGCCGAGAATCCAGAGGGTGGTGCGGAGGTCGCCCGCATCCGAGACCGGCGCGGTCAGCAGATACGCGCCAACAGTCGCGACCAACCAGTACACAAGCGCGCTGGCAAAGCTCACGACCGACCCAGCGACGAGTGAAACGGCGACGTCGACCGTCTGGTCACCGACAGCGTACGACAACGTCGGCCCCGAATTCGTGCCGACGACAATCGCAGAGGTGAGCGACAACTGCGCGAGCAAGGGAACGAGTGCGGTGCCGACGACGATCGCCAGTATCGCAAGTCGGCTTGGGTCGTCGCGTTGTGTAGCGAAAAACGACCGCAAATTTGTCACGGAGACTCGATTCGACACGGGTGGTAGTGTCCAGCCGAACACATTAAGAGTTCCGTGGTCGGTCGACTGCCTTGTCGTCCGGTTCGCCGGTCGCTCTCCGGTCCAGCAGCCGTTCCAGCAAACCCAAGTGCGTTCGCTGTGACACCTCAATTCGATTGAAACCGTCCACCCCCCTATGACAGACGAGGATGCCTTCGAGGACATCGTCGACCTCCTCGCCGACGAGTACGCGCAGTCGATCCTCAGGGCAACCAACGTCGAGGGCATGTCGGCCGACGAACTCAGCAGTCATTGCGAGATGTCCAAGCCGACAGTCTACCGACGGCTAGAAGATTTGCGTGCGGCAGACCTCGTCGAGGAGCGACAGCGGGTCGACCCGGACGGCAACCACGCCAAAGAGTACTATGCATCACTCTCGGACGTGCACATCGGTCTCGAAGGTGGTGAGTTCGAGTGTAATATCGAGCGCCGGGAATTGGACGTCGCTGACCACTTTACCGAACTGTTCGAGAACCTCTAATGATCCCACACCCACTGCAAACCGCGTCGACGAACACGCCCGAGACAGTGCTCGCTATCCTGTTGTTCTTGGGGTTGTTCGTGACCGTGGTCGTCTCAGCGATCATCCTCTGGCGCGGGGTTCGACGCTACTGGCAGGATCGGAATGTTGCCCTGCTCGGCCTTTCGGTCGGCATCGCCTTCACGACCGGCATCCCGATCGTGGCGAACATGGGGCTCTCGACAGCGGCCAATCTGGAGACGGCGGCGATCACGGTCTTCACGAATTGCCTTCGCCTCCTCGGCTTGGGCCTCCTCCTGGTGGTCATCTACGGGAGTCGAGGTGACCGACGATGAGTGGCCTGCTCGTCCCGCTCGGGCTGGTCACGGAAGTCGCGACGCTTCTGATCGGGACCTTTGTCGCCTATCAGAGTTATCGCGGCTACAGACGAAATGAGAGCCCCGCGATGCTGGCGCTGGCGGTCGGCCTCGTCCTTATGATCCCCGTCGCGTC
Above is a genomic segment from Halorientalis sp. LT38 containing:
- a CDS encoding serine hydrolase domain-containing protein encodes the protein MKRPQLATMRDKSAESTRRSFLAGLGILGAVGLGTASGRARAKITSQPGVESFTDQAELKAFVDGVMDERIGTATPGATVAIVNGETPLLIKGYGSANLGSEVPVRADETVFRVGSVGKLVTYTAVMQSVERGVLDLDTDVNSYLSDSAVTVPAAYDDPVTLRHLGTHTAGFESALDPGVVADPDDLESLETVLANRQPSRIRPPGELVGYSNYGAALAGHIVAEAHGLTFEEYVQSELFEPLGMTHSTFAQPVPADHPGHLATPHVRDGNSPVAAEDAYINMRPAGSLSATATDMASFMSAHLGDGAVGNTRILESETADRMHSRHHVRHPAVTNWRYGFYEYGDPDANLIAHSGATVNFTSHLLLAPDHDVGIFVAYNSNPKELPAAVVDEIVAAYDLQAAPTPPTPTLRPGGQERAETVAGEYSLTHLPESGPLQIVDLLEHLTVKPIDDGRLRTSTLGGDTRQWVETEPYVYQETGGHDALAFEVTDGDVEVVNMSSKPTAVYQPVPFHERQLVTGSVLGTALSGFGLSLAGWGGHTGRQLWNQHRSENDPGVGDLE
- a CDS encoding class I SAM-dependent methyltransferase, translated to MQSNNSHDSTSQQNRTQTKNSDRQQSVQRRPKSAEEIADAYADVADKLARWRELDRLFAGRYRRHQFENVDGQVLDVACGTGRNFRYLSDSSEVVGIDISDEMLTHARTELTRLNLEGTVHQMDAQALDFPDDSFDTVISSFSTCTFPDPIAALHEMERVCTSDGKIRLLEHRRSDAAPLAWLQDWRAEAHYEKTGCRLNHDPLTTVRQAGISVDNASTACFGLVTAIDAIPRSSGTERAQDRPAQQWTHFTHSRSDE
- a CDS encoding helix-turn-helix domain-containing protein, whose protein sequence is MTEKRSATDIFHLLADETRIDILRAVAVAQYEREQAGSGAAELAFSEIYDHVDVENTSKLSYHLGELTGTYLRKSDNGYSLSHAGERIVRFILSGNYEQPESFGPEPVDGMCVFCGEEALVASLSHQFFRIDCSACEQQVMGQPVTPAQVNTREVDAILESVRLRSAEDVKQIRRGMCSECGANLSTEVVEVHGSALPTADPFLVMSSCEECLREYNSPLTYSVVYHPASIAFYWERGIDVTSRGIWEFHEYVYEGRWTSDRIASDPDEYEVVLRHEEDAVRLYLDSTASVVRTERVRRESGEFRLS
- a CDS encoding helix-turn-helix transcriptional regulator; translation: MAALVLSLQLITPSPVMISLNENGTQTTSVGEYFTYREVTIAVVAAFVCGASGVWLLFFNKATQFDPQEQSPPRAQTQPPVEIHDGGGPAPPRMNRDQQPDVDRWEETLEKLSNNQATIYERLIEAEGELAQRQLVEETDLSKATVSRTLDKLEHRHLVERERDGMGNTIYLQ
- a CDS encoding YIP1 family protein codes for the protein MSNRVSVTNLRSFFATQRDDPSRLAILAIVVGTALVPLLAQLSLTSAIVVGTNSGPTLSYAVGDQTVDVAVSLVAGSVVSFASALVYWLVATVGAYLLTAPVSDAGDLRTTLWILGWGFGPVLLSGAVWLLAMLVSIQMTPPPETAAGSAEFVREVQETQLVRATQYLDAVAIVLAGGLWTVGIQVLRRVRWWQAALAAVPGVIVQFLPYLLL
- a CDS encoding ArsR/SmtB family transcription factor, which translates into the protein MTDEDAFEDIVDLLADEYAQSILRATNVEGMSADELSSHCEMSKPTVYRRLEDLRAADLVEERQRVDPDGNHAKEYYASLSDVHIGLEGGEFECNIERRELDVADHFTELFENL
- a CDS encoding DUF7521 family protein, producing MSGLLVPLGLVTEVATLLIGTFVAYQSYRGYRRNESPAMLALAVGLVLMIPVASLVRLAIDSFALVGTTQSALIFQAISIVGLLVVFYGLVQD